From a single Desulfonatronovibrio magnus genomic region:
- a CDS encoding type II toxin-antitoxin system RelE/ParE family toxin: protein MIKSFKDKNTEKLYSGKFVKEFSGFERQAIRRLQILDSATCLNDLKELPSNRFEALKGNRKGEYSISVNMQWRVTFKWYQDNPQEVGIEDYH, encoded by the coding sequence ATGATCAAGTCATTCAAAGATAAAAATACAGAAAAGCTCTACTCAGGAAAGTTTGTAAAAGAATTCAGTGGCTTTGAAAGGCAGGCAATCCGTAGATTGCAGATCCTGGACAGTGCTACCTGTCTGAATGACTTGAAGGAATTACCTTCAAACCGCTTTGAAGCTCTGAAGGGAAACAGAAAAGGCGAGTACAGTATCAGCGTAAATATGCAATGGCGGGTTACTTTCAAATGGTACCAGGATAACCCCCAGGAAGTAGGGATAGAGGACTATCATTAA